One Megamonas hypermegale genomic window carries:
- the queA gene encoding tRNA preQ1(34) S-adenosylmethionine ribosyltransferase-isomerase QueA: protein MLLSDFDYNLPEELIAQTPCQQRDHSRLMVLNRKDKSISHKHFYDLKQYLKKGDTLVFNDTKVIPARLIGHRAKTGGKVEVFLLRRTEGNRWETLVKPGKKAQIGNIIEFSDELSCEVIDHTDFGGRIVEFKFDGIFEEILDRLGETPLPPYIHEKLADKNRYQTVYARENGSAAAPTAGLHFTKELLEEIKAMGVNLAFVTLHVGLGTFRPVNVDNIEDHVMHKEFYHIEKEAADIINNTKKNGGRVIAVGTTSIRTLESAAKEDGTIEPIADETGIFIYPGYKFKIVDAIVTNFHLPKSTLIMLISAFAGREYVLSAYEEAVREKYRFFSFGDAMFIE, encoded by the coding sequence ATGTTATTAAGCGATTTTGATTATAATCTTCCTGAAGAATTAATTGCACAAACACCATGCCAACAGCGCGACCATTCTCGCTTGATGGTTTTAAATCGCAAAGATAAATCCATAAGTCATAAGCATTTTTATGATTTAAAACAATATCTAAAAAAAGGCGATACACTCGTCTTCAATGATACGAAAGTAATTCCAGCTCGCCTAATCGGTCACCGTGCTAAAACTGGCGGTAAAGTAGAAGTATTCTTACTTCGCCGCACAGAAGGCAATCGCTGGGAAACACTCGTTAAACCTGGCAAAAAAGCTCAAATTGGTAATATCATCGAATTCAGCGATGAACTTTCCTGCGAAGTAATTGACCATACTGATTTTGGTGGTCGCATTGTTGAATTTAAATTTGACGGCATTTTTGAAGAAATTCTCGACCGTCTCGGCGAAACACCACTTCCGCCATACATTCATGAAAAATTAGCAGATAAAAATCGTTATCAAACAGTTTACGCTAGAGAAAATGGTTCTGCTGCTGCACCTACTGCTGGCTTACATTTTACTAAAGAACTATTAGAAGAAATAAAAGCCATGGGTGTAAATCTCGCATTCGTTACACTTCATGTTGGACTTGGCACTTTCCGCCCTGTAAATGTCGACAATATTGAAGACCATGTAATGCACAAAGAATTTTATCATATTGAAAAAGAAGCCGCTGATATCATTAACAATACAAAGAAAAATGGCGGACGCGTCATCGCAGTTGGCACAACTTCTATCCGCACATTAGAGTCTGCTGCTAAGGAAGATGGCACAATTGAACCTATCGCTGATGAAACAGGCATTTTCATTTATCCAGGATATAAATTTAAAATCGTAGATGCTATCGTCACTAATTTCCATCTGCCAAAATCAACATTAATCATGCTGATAAGCGCTTTTGCTGGCAGAGAATACGTCTTATCCGCCTATGAAGAAGCAGTTCGCGAAAAATATCGCTTCTTTAGCTTTGGCGATGCTATGTTTATTGAATAA
- the rimI gene encoding ribosomal protein S18-alanine N-acetyltransferase, with the protein MNLTFRKMVPEDASAVEIVEKACFSMPWSRQAFWEEASNDKTYYLLALDDTKVIGYVGVWILFDEAQITNVAVLPEYRNQKIGYRMMEKIMQISLQKGATAMTLEVRPSNDSALHLYEKLGFKSVGRRRNYYEDGEDAEIMWITDLAKCTNAEVI; encoded by the coding sequence ATGAATTTAACATTCCGCAAAATGGTACCTGAAGACGCTTCTGCTGTTGAAATTGTTGAAAAAGCGTGTTTTTCAATGCCATGGTCGCGCCAAGCATTTTGGGAAGAAGCTTCTAATGATAAAACTTATTATCTATTAGCTTTAGATGATACGAAGGTCATCGGCTATGTAGGAGTTTGGATATTATTCGATGAAGCTCAAATCACCAATGTTGCTGTTTTGCCTGAATATCGCAATCAAAAAATCGGCTATCGCATGATGGAAAAAATAATGCAAATTTCATTGCAAAAAGGCGCAACAGCTATGACTTTAGAAGTTCGCCCTAGCAATGATAGCGCACTTCATCTATATGAAAAACTCGGCTTTAAATCTGTAGGACGCAGACGCAATTATTATGAAGATGGCGAAGATGCTGAAATCATGTGGATTACAGATTTAGCAAAATGTACAAATGCTGAGGTGATTTAA
- the tgt gene encoding tRNA guanosine(34) transglycosylase Tgt: MKPAITYELIKECPHTHARAGRIHTPHGTFDTPIFMPVGTQATVKTMAPEELKAMGAGIILSNTYHLFLRPGAALVKEAGGLHKFMNWDRAILTDSGGFQVFSLGDLRKITEEGVTFRSHIDGSKKFLSPEIATKTQMDLGADIIMAFDECVPYPADFKYTHESMELTLRWAQRCKDTMTSPNQGLFGIVQGGMYKDLRIECANRLVDMDFPGYAVGGLSVGEPKELMYDMLDITLEHLPKNKARYLMGVGTPDCLAEGVMRGIDMFDCVYPTRVARNGTAMTWNGRLVMKNAQYEHDFRPIDENCDCYACRNYSRAYIRHLVRVNEIFGLHLLTIHNLHFLINFMKKMREAILNDSFPEFYHRFTANFSFNAKSE; encoded by the coding sequence TTGAAACCAGCTATAACTTATGAATTAATTAAAGAATGTCCACATACACATGCTCGTGCTGGCCGTATTCACACACCACACGGTACATTTGATACGCCGATATTCATGCCAGTAGGCACACAGGCTACTGTTAAAACCATGGCACCAGAAGAATTAAAAGCCATGGGAGCAGGTATTATTTTAAGCAATACGTATCATTTATTTTTACGCCCAGGTGCAGCTCTTGTAAAAGAAGCTGGCGGTCTGCATAAATTCATGAATTGGGATAGAGCTATTTTAACTGACAGTGGCGGATTTCAAGTTTTCAGTTTAGGCGACCTTCGCAAAATCACTGAAGAAGGCGTTACATTCCGCTCTCATATCGATGGCTCGAAAAAATTTCTCTCACCTGAAATCGCTACAAAAACACAAATGGATTTAGGCGCAGATATCATCATGGCATTTGATGAATGCGTACCGTATCCAGCCGATTTTAAATACACTCACGAATCAATGGAATTGACACTTCGCTGGGCACAACGCTGTAAAGATACCATGACTAGCCCAAATCAAGGTTTATTCGGCATTGTACAAGGCGGTATGTATAAAGATTTACGCATTGAATGTGCCAATCGTCTTGTCGATATGGATTTCCCTGGTTATGCTGTCGGCGGTCTCAGCGTTGGCGAACCAAAAGAATTGATGTATGATATGCTCGATATAACACTGGAACATCTGCCAAAAAATAAAGCTCGCTATTTAATGGGCGTTGGTACACCAGATTGTTTAGCTGAAGGCGTTATGCGTGGCATTGATATGTTTGACTGCGTATATCCAACACGTGTAGCACGCAACGGTACCGCTATGACTTGGAACGGTCGCCTCGTCATGAAAAATGCCCAATATGAACATGATTTCCGTCCAATTGACGAAAATTGTGATTGCTACGCTTGCCGTAACTATTCTCGCGCTTACATTCGTCATCTCGTTCGCGTAAATGAAATCTTCGGCTTACATCTTTTAACTATTCACAATCTCCATTTTCTCATCAATTTCATGAAGAAAATGCGCGAAGCAATCTTAAATGACAGCTTCCCAGAATTTTATCACCGCTTCACGGCAAATTTCTCATTCAATGCAAAATCTGAGTAA
- the yajC gene encoding preprotein translocase subunit YajC — MSDSMMANLYSYGPIILMVVIFYFLLWRPQKKQRKQHNDMMSNLKVGHRILTIGGIHAEITYVDLEKSDFIRVKIADNVEIKISSSAVARDLTQEKTDANPANKK; from the coding sequence ATGAGTGATTCAATGATGGCAAATTTATATTCTTATGGTCCAATTATCTTAATGGTAGTTATTTTCTATTTCTTACTCTGGAGACCACAGAAAAAACAACGTAAACAACATAATGATATGATGAGTAATTTAAAAGTTGGACATCGTATTTTAACAATTGGTGGTATTCATGCTGAAATCACCTATGTTGACCTTGAAAAATCTGATTTCATCAGAGTAAAAATTGCTGATAACGTAGAAATCAAAATCAGCAGCTCCGCTGTTGCTAGAGATTTAACTCAGGAAAAAACAGATGCAAACCCAGCTAACAAAAAATAA
- a CDS encoding 5-formyltetrahydrofolate cyclo-ligase produces MQTQLTKNKKTQRKFFLEQRRALCTSDREMYSKQIIQKVINSAQYQKSTVCFLFAAMKDEVQTKELILDALRAGKRVCLPYITDKKNGLMEATEISSFDELIVGAYGILSVNENNLRFVNPQDIDFILVPGVGFDKRGYRLGMGGGFYDRYLPKAINAYLTAVIYNCQLADTVVIDEYDAKVDAIFTEKESIIL; encoded by the coding sequence ATGCAAACCCAGCTAACAAAAAATAAAAAAACACAAAGAAAATTCTTTTTAGAGCAACGACGTGCTCTTTGTACTTCTGATAGAGAAATGTATTCTAAGCAAATCATTCAAAAAGTGATAAACAGTGCTCAATATCAAAAATCCACTGTATGCTTTTTATTTGCTGCTATGAAAGACGAAGTACAAACGAAAGAATTGATTTTAGATGCTCTAAGGGCAGGCAAACGCGTTTGCCTGCCTTATATTACTGATAAAAAAAATGGCCTTATGGAAGCCACTGAAATTTCTTCTTTTGATGAATTAATCGTTGGTGCATATGGCATTTTATCCGTTAATGAAAATAACCTTCGCTTTGTAAACCCACAGGATATTGATTTTATACTCGTTCCTGGTGTTGGTTTTGATAAAAGAGGCTATCGACTCGGCATGGGTGGTGGTTTTTATGACCGCTATCTTCCTAAAGCGATTAATGCTTATCTAACTGCTGTAATATACAACTGTCAATTAGCAGATACAGTAGTAATAGATGAATATGATGCTAAAGTCGATGCCATTTTTACAGAAAAAGAAAGTATTATTCTTTAA
- a CDS encoding HAD family hydrolase, which produces MEKNKLIICDLDGTLFDTRRVNYHAYHEAVKLSGLAADFDYDFYINRCWGPTYKEFLPLMGVPVERFDEIHDLKKTLYEKNLKYAQENTHLFDIIEALSPTYHTCVVTSGSHNSKDILKYFNRYDLFEAIFTIDDVKHGKPDPEGFFKAMDYFHVKPEQTIIFEDSSVGIEAARRTGASLCIVDDFNKKY; this is translated from the coding sequence ATGGAAAAAAATAAATTAATTATTTGTGATTTAGATGGAACTTTATTTGATACACGCAGGGTTAATTATCATGCTTACCATGAAGCAGTTAAACTTTCAGGACTTGCTGCAGATTTTGATTATGACTTTTATATTAATCGTTGCTGGGGCCCTACGTATAAGGAATTTTTACCACTTATGGGTGTACCTGTTGAACGCTTTGATGAAATTCACGATTTGAAAAAAACTCTTTATGAAAAAAATTTAAAGTACGCACAAGAAAATACACATCTTTTTGATATCATTGAAGCATTAAGTCCTACATATCACACTTGTGTAGTAACTAGTGGCTCACATAATTCAAAGGATATCTTAAAATACTTCAACCGCTACGATTTATTTGAAGCGATTTTCACCATTGATGATGTAAAACATGGCAAACCAGACCCAGAAGGATTTTTTAAAGCAATGGATTATTTCCATGTAAAACCAGAACAAACTATAATCTTTGAAGACTCCTCTGTCGGCATAGAAGCAGCCCGCCGTACAGGAGCTAGTTTATGTATTGTTGATGATTTCAACAAAAAATATTAA
- the tsaE gene encoding tRNA (adenosine(37)-N6)-threonylcarbamoyltransferase complex ATPase subunit type 1 TsaE — protein sequence MFKIITNSPEQTSLLGEKIAKLIKDNLVICLEGDLGAGKTLFTQGFCQALNVKETVTSPTFNLMNVYEGDKRIYHFDLYRLENENDLYEIGFYEYTDVEDEIALIEWPDRFIDCMPDDYLHLKIERTSIDSQREITVILHGEKYKNLYEEMKKTCQF from the coding sequence ATGTTTAAAATCATTACTAATTCACCTGAGCAAACATCTCTTTTAGGAGAAAAAATAGCTAAGTTAATAAAAGACAATCTCGTCATTTGTTTAGAAGGCGATTTAGGTGCAGGCAAGACTCTTTTTACGCAAGGTTTTTGCCAAGCCCTAAATGTAAAAGAAACGGTTACAAGCCCAACCTTTAATTTAATGAATGTATATGAAGGAGACAAGCGCATTTACCATTTTGATTTATACCGCTTGGAAAATGAAAACGATTTATATGAAATCGGTTTTTATGAATATACCGATGTGGAAGATGAAATTGCCTTAATCGAATGGCCAGATAGATTTATTGATTGTATGCCTGATGATTACTTACATTTGAAGATTGAGCGCACATCAATAGATAGTCAACGCGAAATAACAGTTATTTTGCACGGTGAAAAATATAAAAATTTATATGAGGAGATGAAAAAAACGTGCCAATTTTAG
- a CDS encoding SpoIID/LytB domain-containing protein — MNKVLKLIFITFLFCFLCINSSCFAANNEEYIRVGLLQGQTSIVISAENDFVIKDVDNNKNYKFSKANNVNIHQSERKVYIDKKGRETTTLIIAVKNNEPVTVNNKRYRGSLIIQPHKAGLTVINRVSLEDYLRGVVPKEMPTDWAKEALKAQAVAARTFTLYNRADRKHTKEGFDVCATTDCQVYSGISVETTSSDNAIKATRGQILTYSNEPICSVFHAASGGFTENSEDVWKVTVPYLRAVDDSTEQSPYAEWQTQISIEDFSDTIAKQYKDIGTIKEIDVSNFPQGLKKNSKPKSIKFIGSDNKSMELTATQIRSMLGLKSNNFSLELIQDKKKITNDKKLKITSPDKTILQINGKGLGHRLGMSQWGAKALADKGQNYKQILQHYYTDVKLKTIY, encoded by the coding sequence ATGAATAAAGTATTAAAGCTTATTTTTATTACATTTTTATTTTGTTTTTTATGTATAAATTCTAGCTGTTTTGCTGCTAATAATGAAGAATATATTCGTGTAGGATTACTGCAAGGACAAACTTCTATAGTAATTTCTGCTGAAAATGATTTTGTCATAAAAGATGTTGACAATAATAAAAACTACAAATTCAGTAAAGCAAATAATGTCAATATCCATCAAAGTGAACGCAAAGTTTACATTGATAAAAAAGGCAGAGAAACAACAACTCTAATCATAGCTGTAAAAAATAATGAACCTGTTACTGTAAACAATAAACGATATCGCGGTTCATTGATTATTCAACCTCATAAAGCAGGACTCACTGTAATCAACAGAGTCTCTTTAGAAGATTATCTGCGCGGTGTCGTTCCTAAAGAAATGCCAACTGATTGGGCAAAAGAAGCTTTAAAAGCTCAAGCTGTAGCAGCTCGCACTTTTACCCTATACAATAGAGCTGATAGAAAACACACAAAAGAAGGCTTTGATGTATGTGCTACTACAGATTGCCAAGTCTACAGCGGTATATCCGTTGAAACAACCTCCAGTGATAACGCTATAAAAGCCACTCGCGGTCAAATTTTAACGTATTCAAATGAACCTATTTGCAGTGTATTTCATGCTGCTTCCGGTGGATTTACTGAAAACAGTGAAGATGTCTGGAAAGTGACTGTTCCATATCTTCGAGCTGTAGACGATAGTACAGAACAATCCCCTTATGCTGAATGGCAAACGCAAATAAGTATTGAAGATTTTAGCGATACAATAGCTAAACAATATAAGGATATCGGCACTATAAAAGAAATAGATGTCAGCAATTTTCCGCAAGGTTTAAAGAAAAATTCTAAACCGAAGAGTATAAAATTTATAGGTTCAGATAACAAAAGCATGGAACTCACAGCTACACAGATAAGAAGTATGCTTGGACTTAAAAGCAATAATTTCTCATTAGAATTAATTCAAGACAAAAAGAAAATAACTAATGATAAAAAATTAAAAATAACCTCACCCGATAAAACTATATTACAGATAAATGGCAAAGGTTTAGGTCACCGTTTAGGTATGTCCCAATGGGGCGCTAAAGCTCTTGCCGATAAAGGTCAAAATTATAAACAGATCTTACAGCACTACTACACTGATGTAAAACTTAAAACCATTTATTAA
- a CDS encoding MarR family winged helix-turn-helix transcriptional regulator: MENNSRKLSDIYFDLFEIMMTYNHKLWRTAALPLPLNHFAVMYYLFEKENTFATVTELAKHLSISKQQMSPIIDKLVKKEFIKKTCLSKDRRYNQISLSEKGRKFLKEHQQSQRLIFMKCTTDLSNSDTEKFDESVQIVKKMMAKIFEDKK, from the coding sequence TTGGAAAATAATAGTAGGAAATTATCAGATATTTATTTTGATTTATTTGAAATAATGATGACTTACAATCATAAGTTATGGCGTACTGCAGCTTTACCATTACCACTTAATCATTTTGCAGTCATGTATTATTTATTTGAAAAAGAAAATACATTTGCTACAGTAACTGAATTAGCAAAACATTTGTCTATATCTAAACAACAAATGAGTCCTATTATTGACAAATTAGTAAAAAAAGAATTTATCAAAAAAACTTGTTTAAGTAAAGATAGAAGATATAATCAAATTTCTTTAAGCGAAAAAGGGCGAAAATTTTTAAAGGAACATCAACAATCACAAAGACTTATTTTTATGAAATGTACGACAGATTTATCAAATAGTGATACGGAAAAATTTGATGAAAGTGTGCAAATAGTGAAAAAAATGATGGCTAAAATTTTTGAAGATAAAAAATGA
- the tsaB gene encoding tRNA (adenosine(37)-N6)-threonylcarbamoyltransferase complex dimerization subunit type 1 TsaB, with protein sequence MPILAIDTSTMVSGAAIATEDRLIAEVTMQLKLPQSQVLLGHIEDVLKIAHMDKKDLDGIAISIGPGSFTGLRIGLASAKMLSYALDIPVVTVSSLEAMAYHYPVPNIYIASVLDAQKNNAYFSLYEYNGKNFDEKKSICVMAFDEVIDFCSKLDKPVIFVGDIAQKKADMIAEAPNVSLGMPHLCMPRAANVAMAAMPKFLNGEFANIMNLEPVYIRRSEAEVLWEKRHSQDKTGENA encoded by the coding sequence GTGCCAATTTTAGCTATAGATACATCTACCATGGTTTCCGGTGCAGCTATTGCCACTGAAGATAGACTAATCGCTGAAGTTACCATGCAACTTAAATTGCCACAATCACAAGTTTTACTTGGTCATATTGAAGACGTTCTCAAAATTGCTCATATGGATAAAAAAGATTTAGACGGCATTGCCATAAGCATTGGACCAGGCTCTTTTACTGGTCTTAGAATAGGTCTTGCCAGTGCTAAAATGCTTTCATATGCTCTTGATATTCCTGTAGTAACAGTATCTTCACTCGAAGCTATGGCATATCATTATCCTGTGCCTAATATTTATATTGCTAGTGTTCTAGATGCACAAAAAAATAATGCTTATTTTTCTCTATATGAATACAATGGCAAAAATTTTGATGAAAAAAAATCCATCTGCGTTATGGCTTTTGATGAAGTTATAGATTTTTGTTCTAAACTCGATAAACCTGTTATCTTTGTCGGCGATATCGCACAAAAAAAAGCTGATATGATTGCAGAAGCTCCGAATGTATCACTCGGCATGCCTCATTTATGTATGCCACGCGCTGCTAATGTCGCTATGGCAGCTATGCCAAAATTCTTAAACGGTGAATTTGCCAATATCATGAATTTAGAACCTGTGTACATTCGCCGCTCTGAAGCAGAAGTTTTATGGGAAAAACGCCATAGTCAAGATAAAACAGGTGAAAACGCATGA
- the secD gene encoding protein translocase subunit SecD, translated as MRQNALLKLIATIVVIVGVFAAFIAPLAGSIRQGLDLQGGTHVVLEGVDTPEATVNDDAMNRVVKIMEKRVNELGLTEPIIQREGERRIIIELPGIKDPDKAIAVLGKTAMLEFKDEEGNTVLKGTDLKDAREQTTQNNQNEVAIEFTDEGAQKFADLTSANVGRTISILLDGEVLTAPRVNEPITGGKAVITGSRNLEEAHNLAVLLRSGALPVKVDIIETRTVGPTLGQDSKDKSIFAFAVGVGAIFVFMLLFYRASGLIADLSLMAYVVILLFVLKLLDATLTLPGVAGIILSIGMAVDANVLIFEHFKEEIRNGKTLRMAMDSGFKRAFTTIFDSNLTTIIAAAVLFFFGTGPIRGFAITLGLGVIISMFTAITLTQFMLKHLIAAKLFTNPKFYGVSLSHKVKDGEAK; from the coding sequence TTGAGACAAAATGCTTTGTTGAAATTAATAGCAACTATTGTTGTTATCGTAGGCGTTTTTGCTGCGTTTATCGCACCGCTTGCCGGTTCTATCAGACAAGGTCTTGACCTTCAAGGCGGTACACATGTCGTTTTAGAAGGTGTTGATACACCAGAAGCTACAGTTAACGACGATGCGATGAACCGTGTAGTAAAAATCATGGAAAAGCGTGTTAATGAACTCGGTCTTACTGAGCCAATCATTCAGCGCGAAGGCGAACGCCGTATTATTATTGAACTTCCAGGTATAAAAGACCCTGATAAAGCAATTGCCGTACTCGGTAAAACAGCTATGTTGGAATTCAAAGATGAAGAAGGCAATACTGTTTTAAAAGGTACAGATTTAAAAGATGCTCGTGAACAAACTACACAAAACAATCAAAATGAAGTAGCTATCGAATTTACAGATGAAGGCGCTCAAAAATTTGCTGATTTAACATCTGCTAATGTTGGTCGTACTATTTCTATTTTGCTTGATGGTGAAGTTTTAACAGCTCCACGTGTAAATGAACCTATTACTGGTGGCAAAGCCGTCATCACTGGTTCTCGTAACCTTGAAGAAGCACATAACTTAGCCGTTTTACTTCGTTCCGGTGCTCTTCCTGTAAAAGTTGATATAATTGAAACTCGTACTGTAGGCCCTACACTCGGTCAAGACAGTAAAGATAAAAGTATATTCGCCTTTGCTGTAGGCGTTGGCGCAATCTTCGTCTTCATGCTTTTATTCTACCGTGCTTCCGGTTTAATTGCTGATTTAAGCTTAATGGCTTATGTAGTAATCTTATTATTTGTATTAAAACTCTTAGATGCAACACTTACATTGCCTGGTGTCGCGGGAATTATCCTTTCCATTGGTATGGCTGTCGATGCCAACGTGCTCATATTCGAACATTTTAAAGAAGAAATACGCAATGGCAAAACACTGCGCATGGCAATGGATTCTGGTTTCAAACGTGCATTCACTACAATATTTGACTCCAACCTCACAACCATTATAGCTGCTGCCGTATTATTCTTCTTCGGCACAGGTCCAATCCGTGGTTTTGCCATTACTTTAGGACTTGGTGTTATAATCAGTATGTTTACAGCAATCACACTCACACAGTTCATGCTCAAACATTTAATTGCTGCTAAATTATTTACTAACCCTAAATTCTATGGTGTTTCTTTAAGTCATAAAGTAAAGGACGGTGAAGCAAAATGA
- a CDS encoding L-lactate dehydrogenase has translation MKMSKLAIIGLGHVGSAVLAQAMAMNLASEIVCIDINEKVAHGEALDATHATPCTYVPGMKVYSGDFSQCKDADIIICSAGPSILPGEKLDRLILAERNVKVISEIMTEVTKYTKNTPFIMITNPLDVTTYLAATKFGYEKGKLFGTGTTLETLRLKRIVANHYNVDAKDVQGFMLGEHGNSAFPAWSTISIGSVRLADLDKYYDHNCEFDKKAIAQEVVNTAYDVLLSKGWTNTGIAMGACRLARAVIFNERCVTPVSTPLDGEYGLTDVALSLPSIVGANGVEKRLAIDLPEDELKALQFSAESIKTVLRANKLID, from the coding sequence ATGAAAATGAGTAAATTGGCAATTATCGGTCTCGGCCATGTAGGTTCAGCTGTATTAGCTCAAGCTATGGCAATGAATTTAGCTTCAGAAATTGTATGTATTGACATCAACGAAAAAGTAGCTCATGGTGAAGCTTTAGATGCAACTCATGCAACACCTTGTACATATGTGCCAGGTATGAAAGTTTATTCAGGAGATTTTAGTCAGTGTAAAGACGCTGATATTATAATTTGTTCCGCTGGCCCTAGTATCTTACCTGGAGAAAAGTTGGACAGATTAATACTTGCAGAAAGAAATGTAAAAGTCATCAGTGAAATCATGACAGAGGTTACAAAATATACAAAGAATACGCCTTTTATCATGATTACCAATCCGCTTGATGTAACTACATATTTAGCAGCTACTAAATTTGGTTATGAAAAAGGAAAATTATTTGGTACAGGAACAACATTAGAAACACTTCGCTTAAAACGCATTGTAGCAAATCATTATAATGTTGATGCTAAAGATGTACAAGGCTTTATGCTAGGTGAACATGGTAATTCTGCTTTTCCTGCATGGTCTACAATCAGTATTGGCAGTGTACGCTTAGCTGATTTGGATAAATACTATGACCATAACTGTGAATTTGATAAAAAAGCTATCGCTCAAGAAGTAGTAAACACAGCATATGATGTATTATTATCTAAAGGCTGGACAAATACTGGTATAGCAATGGGAGCTTGCAGATTAGCTCGCGCTGTTATATTCAACGAACGTTGCGTAACGCCAGTTTCTACACCACTTGATGGCGAATATGGTTTAACAGATGTAGCACTCAGCTTACCAAGCATTGTTGGTGCTAATGGTGTAGAAAAACGTTTAGCTATAGATTTACCAGAAGATGAATTAAAAGCTCTTCAATTCAGTGCAGAAAGTATAAAAACCGTACTTAGAGCAAATAAATTAATTGACTAA
- the lgt gene encoding prolipoprotein diacylglyceryl transferase produces MHQYLFFIGDFPIRAYGLVLSLSIILATGVAYFLAKQDGRWHEHIVNLGIICGISGIIGARLWDVFFFDFAYYGNHLNEIFYVWQGGMAIQGGVLFGVIAGIIYARHYKIDVLALADIIAPAIILGQALGRCANLLNGDAFGAPTGGSFGIIYPVTTLAYKTYGNQPLWPAEVWEGQLDFVIFALLLIFRAFPHAKGQAFSLYIMLYSLVRFGLEFLRGDYAHPVFLSFTSAQTTSIITFILALSLFIYCGVKFKDNNQTNQTSSIKSKRRRGK; encoded by the coding sequence ATGCACCAATATTTATTTTTTATTGGAGATTTTCCCATTCGTGCCTATGGACTGGTCTTATCACTTAGCATAATTTTAGCAACAGGTGTTGCTTATTTTTTAGCTAAACAAGACGGTCGTTGGCATGAACACATCGTAAACTTAGGTATAATCTGTGGCATATCTGGCATAATTGGCGCTAGATTATGGGATGTCTTCTTCTTTGATTTCGCTTATTATGGCAATCATTTAAATGAAATATTTTATGTATGGCAAGGTGGCATGGCAATTCAAGGCGGTGTGCTTTTCGGCGTCATCGCTGGCATAATCTACGCCCGCCATTATAAAATTGATGTATTGGCTTTAGCAGATATCATAGCTCCTGCCATAATCTTAGGGCAGGCACTCGGTCGCTGTGCTAATTTATTAAATGGCGACGCTTTCGGCGCACCTACTGGTGGAAGTTTTGGTATAATTTATCCTGTTACAACACTTGCCTATAAAACGTATGGCAATCAACCACTTTGGCCAGCAGAAGTCTGGGAAGGACAACTCGATTTTGTCATCTTTGCGTTGCTTCTCATTTTTCGCGCATTTCCGCATGCAAAAGGACAAGCATTTTCACTTTATATAATGCTCTATAGTTTAGTTCGTTTCGGACTGGAATTTTTGCGCGGAGATTATGCTCATCCTGTATTTTTATCTTTTACTTCTGCCCAAACTACCAGCATCATCACATTTATCCTAGCACTCAGTTTATTTATTTATTGCGGTGTTAAATTTAAAGACAACAATCAAACTAATCAAACCTCATCTATTAAATCAAAACGTCGCAGAGGAAAATGA